The Gossypium hirsutum isolate 1008001.06 chromosome D07, Gossypium_hirsutum_v2.1, whole genome shotgun sequence genome includes the window TTTTGACTATATGTAATAGTTACCATATATAGTATTTGCGAATTCATTAAGTGTAtcaagaaattacataattatttttataatttctgttatgctatagacttactaagctataaaagcttactttgtttgtttatgtctTTCTGATTTTTAGACTTaagatcaagcttcaagctcagggatcgtcagcaagttcatcactctatctactgtctcggtattaaactatttaaattttaactttggcatgtacaggctagataaatgttttggaaagtcgtactttgatatattgtatatgaaattaatagccatacgaaaatggcttattttcttaTGGTTTAACGGGAtcaaaatgttatgttttgttttaaaaaggttaagtagaatttataattatacttacttaaaatttggctaagcttaatatatttcaatttatatacaTACAATGCTTATATTTTGAATTAGAAATAGTTTATTTAAACCTGTATTCAAACGAATTGCATATCAATGTTAAATTCTTGAATTCTATTGAATGTTTGTATTAAGGTGTGTTTTGTtcaataatgcctcgtaaccctagtccggtgacgaatacgggttagggggtgttacaccttaagtgtagtattttgGTATAAGTACACCTGtaatttttcgaacagattgattaataaaattattcatgaattacattaatactttgtattattgttctcaaataatttttgtacacaaagcaaaatgaaagcaaatgttgctcaatggttgtttaatgtttaactaatattaagcagTATTACGTGATTGGattgtaatacagaaagacaacttatattagtagacgagtctaatgttggatttggtgccttaagtgtagtatgtttgtctaagtacacttgtaattatttcgaacagattgattaataaaattattcatgaattgcatcaatattttgtatatttttctcacatggtttttgcacgcaaagcaaaatggaaacaaatgtcgttcactggttgtctaatgtttaactaattaGTAAGCAGTATTACATGGTTGGTTCgtaatatagaaagacaacttatattagtaaacaAACGTAAACATGTTATTAGTCTAATCGAAAACGAGTAAACCAATTGAAGGAcaaatatgtcgtctatcaagtctaattaatGAGATGTTTTGTCTTAGGCATCGGAGCGGATTACTCCTAAaagatagaaacatagatgtgactgactaaaCAGGCAGTACATCAGATTGAatccaagtagaatagatcctgaatttgtttatggatttattcacttgtgacgttcatagtgtggcatacctaaatcatGAGTGGATGGcgaactatgtatgcgtgactcatacactttgatctaaataaaagcctgagttcaaatagataatgaaccaaaagctagtgcgttgggtgtacgacttctatagtatgtagcatcattcacaatagtggaattcatagcccgagataAAGgcaaatgatatcctttcatagGCATTACATgtttgatgaaaagtaaacgtagccacgagtcatttgtctttgtgatgaattacttgattactgtttgatagtaatggttaccatgagataaaataggatcatattgggagaacaaatttatccgaaagagattaaagatatcctatagacaaggtcattggacgagcactgatctagttgcttttgtaatgacatgtcattggggagagctcaatcgcgatactatagtagaatgactttgtcacaaaatgagtttataattaataggcaaaaagctagaacttaattataaatcatttgagccccaattgcatatgtccaatcagtccttCTGCTAGTTTGTTGAaatcagaaatgaattgcatgctgaattaaatgaacagaaatggataaaaatggtaaaagtagataaatgaaaaatatttggaaataaatgtggttttctccaaaatgaaaatgaaaataaaaatgacctagaaataaatttatgattttcaaattaaataaagttcaaaaaaggaaaaaaatcatttggtcatagtgaatccgttgaatgtaaaataaataactatattttttcatagattcttttacggtaaagtcatcatgattttaatgaaattagaattgagttaagaaaatgatttaatttagaaattaatttattttaattattttaatatgtttattttggaaaatagagaaacaaatatcgggttggattgaattataaagtatttggttaaaagtttaggaagtacttgtaattggatcTGATATGGGAAGGCCCAAAACCCCCTCATGTTTAAAGAGATGGATGACAAACCTTAGTTTGTTTTTCTctttgaaataaacttctacaatttaaCTAAGTTTTCACCTatttttcctataaatagatggcactgatAAGGATAAATATAACATCCTGCCCGGCGAAATGTAGTACTCGAGTATTGTTAATTGAACTAAGGCTTATAGTGTGACTCCTAAGTAAGGAAAGGGTTGGaaatttattaagtaattaaGGTCAACGAATGCGCCCTTGGGCAAAGCATTGACTAAGGCGAGCTTTGAGGTTTGGCAGACTCTTCGATAGAGTAAACGTCGCCCTAGCGGATAGATGAAAATAGTGATTCCTATTGTTAAACCCCTAGTCTGATATTGTTCATTTGTGCGGTCTCTCTTCAATGTTGCTGGATATAGAATTCAAGGTTTGTATTCTCCAATCACCGACTTTTGCTTTTTCTTGCTTTCCTCAACCTCATCATTTTTCTCAATAGCTTCTAACTTCAGTTTCTGTTCAGGCTCGACTAACCATTCCACACTTCGAATAGTGAATGCGTGGAGTTGCTCCattgggttagtttcagtgttgctaggtaagctaccttgtggtcttttcGAAGCTAATTTTGCAAGTTGTCCAATTTGATTTTCaagcccttgaatcgatgcttgctgatttttcaaagttgtctCAGTGTTTTGAAATCAAGTTTCTTACACCAAAATAAATTTGGCTAatatctcttcaaggttcaattTCTTCTATTACTGATAaggttgttgaaaacccagagggggttgtgacctttgatttccttgaccaccccaagagaaatttggaTAGTTCCTCTAACCTACATTATAGTTATTGCTATAAGGGTTATTTTAAAGTCTAGAATTGTTATCCATATAGTTGAATTGTTCATTCTCCATGCTAGAATCGAAGGGTAAACATTCTGGACTGATCATCCCCACTGCATTCGCATCGTATTACATCACTGGGTTCACCTGCGTAGAAAAagtcaaaccatcaattttcttattcagtGCTTCTACTTGGCTTAACAACATAGCAACTGCATCTAGATTAAAAACACCGACTGCTTTCATCagttttgttctcatgactttccactgatagttattcaatgccATCTCCTTAATAAACTCATTAGCTACCTCgggtgttttattattcagtGTTCCACCAGCTGCTGCATCAATTAATTGTCTAGtcaagggattcaaaccattatagaaggtttgaacttgcaaccataaaggtaacccataaTGATGACATTTTCTAAATAAatccttaaatctctcccatGTATCATAAAGAGTTTCAATATCAAACTGAAgaaaagaagagatgtcatttCTCAATTTAGCTATTTTAGTGGTGggaaatattttaacaaaaaattttcaGTCATCTGCGCCCGagtagtgatagaacctcgtggtaAAGACTTTAACCACTGTTTTGCCTTGCTCCTCAATGAGAATGGGAACAACCATAAACGTATGGCATCATAAAAAATGCCATTGATCTTGAAAGTTTTGCAAATCTCCagaaagttagccaaatgagtattcagATCTTCATCTTGAAAACCATCAAATTGCACATACTGCTATACCATCTGAATTGTGTTCAGCTTCAGTTCAAAATTGTTTGCAGCAATAGTCGGTCTCACAATACTCAATTCAGCCCTAATCAAAGTGGACTtgacataatcatacatagtgcgagGGGCAGGACGCTCAATGACTTGCTAATTATTTTGATTACCACCCATCTCTACAGTAGTATCATTTTCCTCATGATCGTCTACTGTACTCTGTTGATTTTGCCTTGCTTCTCTAACCTCTCTACGATTTCTGCGAGTAGTTCTTTCAATCTCactataaaatttttttagttcCAACGAgtttcctctagtcataaaccaaaagaacttgtcaaaatcaaacaaacgaaaatattaaaatattaaaataaaattttaaaaaattaaattaaaaaatggctaaattaatagaaataaaattttcctaatatttcagttcctcGACAACGACGCTAAAAGCTTGATATCcacgaaaccaactaaaaatacgacaaaggcaagtacACCTATCGGTAAATAGTATAACTACGATAAGCAAAGATATTGTTCTTATGAGGaataaaagtattagtaattaccgtctttctattatttaaccaaataattaaggtgattgaattaaatttgattaactaaattaattaactaagaactcaaaaaagaacaaatcaggaaaataagtgaataataaccaagaagcaaaacaatacccATGAAAGAATTCGCCTAGACTGCATCTATCACTatcaatctgaattaaacaatttactcacttaatatcttgatccgtagaaatccctaaattatgctaatatatcTCTTCAAGACTAAGAGTAATTgattctaggttgattaatcaaaatttctttctaattaaaactcatattatcgcattaactcgatctatgaattcccttattagattttactctaatctagtagatttatgttgtcctatttctaggattgtatgCAACTCCACACAATTATActaaatctactcttaaacataatttattcatcatctGAATTAAGTAcatcaaacatgaattaataatccataaatattaaatcaaaaattaagCACACATGACTAAGAACAAGattcaagtatttattgcgtaaaacagaaatcaaaagacaaattcatcatagggtttatttcccctaggtatttagaaaattagttcataatcacgaataaaaacatctcaaagtcaatATAACCATAAGAAATAGaaaaactcataataaacttcaaagaaatcaaaaggagatcttcaatcttgatagaAATCTGCTTCAGAGTCGACTTCAATGGCATTTTctgagttgttttcttcaatatccTCTAACAGCTCCATTTCCTCTTcttatatttggtatttataggtcTTAAAATGCCCGAAAACCTAAAAATTACGTTTTTTTGAGTGTTTGAAGTACGAATCGTGAAATCCACACGGTTTGGCACATGGCCGTATGttagcctgtgtggctcacatgaccgtgtgtccaaCCCGTGTGGGAGggcccagcccgtgtggctcttgAAATCTACTCCAATTATTCGATTTTCGCCCCATTTTCGttcattttgctcccaaatgctctcctaagtatagaaacatgaatttaaaggataaggagcataaaattcatcattttgtattgattaatcacccaaaaacgcattaagaacaagattaaaatatattacttttgacacttatcaaagtgggatctctcatgtatgctatggtttccTCACGTctaaatttatcatatgcagttagcagatacatggcgaatcccggtaaaggACACTgtaaagcagttcagtggattttcagatacttacgaggtactactgttgtttgcttacagtttcgaagaactagagatggagtcattcagtatattgattctgattttgtTGGAGATCTTGATAAAATAAATCTATCATAAGGTATGTCTTTATTGTTAAGGGTTGCGCAATCACTTGGAAAATCACTTTGCAGACTACAGTTACTTTGTGTACTACTGAAGtggagtacatggcgattactaaggcttgtaaagaagctatttggttaaagtGTTTCTTTGGCGAACTCAGTAAAGACCTTTAGATCAATACAATATTTTGTGATAGCcaaagtgtcatcttccttatgaaggatcaaatatttcatgagggaacaaaacacattgatgtttgatatcattttgtgcatgatattattgctcgtggtgatattgttgtgagcaaagttAGTACCCATGATAATCTTGTAGATGTGATGACTAAGTCATTTTCTATAatcaagtttgagcattgcttggacttggttggtgttcattgttgaagaatACATTTTTAGGGGTTTTGTGGAAAATGtgaagaacttgttcgttgagaattcgtgtcaaggtggagattgttaaagtTCGTGTGACCCAATCCTgtcacttgttgaagaaataaatacagtGGCAAAATAAGGGGATCTATGGGGGCAAGAGGCCGAGTGCCGCACAATTAGAATCCGTATAagactacacttcttttatttgatattgattagaataatgttttttcagcctttaaatagatgtagtcgaaactcctcttgcatcatttgtttttcaacattagtaaatttattttcctctgcccgtgattttttcccaaaagggttttcatgtaaaatccGCATGTTCTTATTTTGCAATCATTCTATTTTCATTATCAACGTCTATAATAACaaccataataaaaaaaaaatttacctataGTTTTGAGTCTCACAGTTCTGAAAATTGGATAAAAAATTGACCTAAAGCTATTTAATGGAGGTCTTTAATAGGTAgcaagtgaaataaaaaataaagaataaagaaattaaaaggaaaatggTGCAAAGCCGCGcaagcaaaaagaaagaaagaaaattaaaacaacGGGGGAAAACAAATTGAATTCAGAATTCAAAGTACAGGGGGCACCTtgaggtgatcatgggtcgggctgGGTCGAGTTTGGGTCGGGCCCACACAAAATTTTAGGTCCAGTTTCTAGGCTTAGGCCCGGTCCGACctaaaatatgggcctaaaaatttgtccaagcccggtCCGAGagaaaattgctaagcccgagcccagcctggcccgacccatattaaatatatatttgattaaaaataagtaaaatatatatttaatatataatttaggccgggcccgggccaaaatttttttacctgagcccggcccgttttctaaacgggcataattttttactcaaacccatatttcgagtctatatttttacccgaaccctcccattttttggACAGGTCGTCGGGCCAGGCCAGAtaacccaacccatgatcacctctaggcGCACCCCTCCCACGCATATATTTATAACTACATATTAAAACAACATATTACAGTTGAAATTAGGTTTTCAAATGCTGACACATCAGCagtcactttcttctttttcgtTGGGTTGatggaaaagaaagggagaaaaaaagttataattattCGTCAGTCCCTGTACTTTTTTAAGTTTTGGAATTGAAGTCCATTGCTTGCTTTCAATTTTAAGAATTGTCTCTCTACTTGTTTGATTGAAAAATTAAAGTCTAATTGATAACTAGcattattaattgatttttataaatttaaatataaattatcaatTGAACTTTAATGTTTAAATCAAACCTTTGAATATTAAAATGCCCTATATTCAAAATTGAGATAAgtcaataaaaatattatcaattgaattttaatttctaaatcaATTATAGAAGAgttgaatttctaaaattaaaagcaGAAGACTATATTTCAAAGTTTAAACAGTACATGGaacataattaaattgaaaaaagagagaaaaagattaaaaaaaagaaagcaataaaaaaattgtatctttGTGCTCATGTTTTTtccttaaaataatatatatttattttaataaatttatatgaagagataatttttattataatgttCAATAATATATTTAAGGTGGTTAGTTTAAATGTTGACTCACGTATAGGTTTAAGGTTGACATATGATAGTTGATTGAGTCAACACTCAATTGGCATCAGTATTGTTGCCAATATAAGAGAAAGTGAGTTCGAGTACATTGAAGTGCATTATCTTTTTATTTGTGAGTTTGGGAGGGGTTAtagacattatataaaaaagaacatatattagaaatataatataaattcttataaaaatttaaataatgtatttaaTGGAGTTAATCTATGCGTTTACTTGCAGGTCGATCTGCTCCGATCTACTCCTTAATGGGCCTACATAATGTGAATGATTAGATgccttaaaaaaaaatcttacttgaaatctttaatctaatatagtattaaaaagttataaaaaaatactaagagataaaatagtagaaaattaaaatattatcctaataaaaaattaaaaataatatttttacaaataaattctaaaatagaagtttttaaaatattttgtaccCAAAATTTATATGACAACTGTGccttcaaatatttttaattttttggagcTCAAAGTGAATTAATCTCCAAATTTACCAAAATTAATTAGAGACAGGAGATATGCAAAGTAAACTAGCCAAGCAGCTAACAATGGTTTAGAAAATTCATTTGAACGTCTTATTGTTAAAGTTCTGCGTTTGCAGGTTAGATTCAGGGTTTAAATCTTGTCACTGACCCATTAatgtaccaaaaaagaaaaagatacatACGTATGACATAAGAGATCGAAGTGATTAAAAACTTGAGAACCAGTTGGGCTCGGAGAACGGATATTTTGTATTTCAAAGGGACTACACCAGAATTTGCATTTTTCAACACTGTAGCGTATATGAGAGGAAATGACAAGGGATATTATCAGATTGGACCAGTTGTCAAGGCTTCCCCTTTAAGGGAAGCTTTGTCCAGTGAAGCTCCAATGGCTTCCTTTAAATCCCTTTCTGTGACGTCTACATTATAAACAAAATACTTGGCCACAATCAAGAAGTAGATTAAGTTGAGGGAACCCATGGCAGCCAAGAAGGCATAATAATAGTCTAGGTGAGAGATGTTGAGATTGTCCAAGATCCACCCTGTATGTCCATTTGTCATAGTGATATCAGATACTGTGGTCAAAATAGAACTGCCAAGGAAATGCCCAATCCCTAAGCTGCTAGTGAAATATGAGGTCCCAAGGCTTTTCATTCCATCCGGTGCTTGGTCATAGAAAAACTCTAGCTTTGCAACTTCCACGAGCGAATCGGCCACCCCCATCAAAGCAAACTGCGGTAGGAGTATGAATATGGTGAGAGGAACCGTGTCGTCTTTACCCACTATCTGATGCTCTCGTGCAACGCTCAGCCTCTTCCTTTCAGCAAAACAAGCGACGACCATTATGATGATCTGCAAAACAAGGCCAATTCCCATTCTTTGAAGCAATGTGATCCCTCTGGGATTCTTGGTGTAACGCCTCACTGTTGGGACGAAGATGCGGTCATATACGGGAATGCTGATCAACATAAAGATGGTAACGAATGCTGTGAGACAAGCCGCCGGGATTTCGAAGTGGGGTCCCATCCCACGATCAAGAGTGGTTCCTTGTTTGATAAACAATGTTCCCACCTGAGCTAAAAGGGTGCTTGGTATGAATGTTGCCGACAAAACGGGGATCATCTTTACCATCTGCTTGGTTTCTTCGACTTGGGTCACTGGACACAACATCCATGGTGAGTTTGACCCGCTCTTTACGGCTGCTTTGTCTAGGAATCTGCCCAGGAATGATAGCTAGTCAATCATAGCCAAGGTTAAAGAAAGATAGGGGGACATACgaagttgaaataaataaaatcaacctTAATGAAGGGGTGTATTCAATTCTGAATTTCTTAGATTTTGTGTACTCTTCCAAGCTAAGCTCATGTAGCTCTTTGGGGTCGCTTGGAACAGGCACATTCCACTTCCTGACAGCAGCCACAAGCACTTGGAAAATCGTGGTTAAAGGGCTACCCAAGGCCAATTTGTGTCTGTAATGCGGGGTTCCcaccaagaacaccaaaacagagACCAAGAGACCCGCTGTTGGTAGGCCATAGCCAAGGCTCCACCCCACAGTGTCTTGTATGTAGATCAAGAAAGTGTTGGAGAAGAGGGTGCCAAAGAAAATGCTAAACATCCACCAATTAAAAAAGGATAACTTTTGAACCCTTTCCTTCGGCTCGAAGTCATCAAACTGGTCTGCTCCCATAGTGGAAATGTTAGGCTTGGTTCCACCAGTTCCTATTGCGATAATGTATAGTGCACAATAGAATACGCCTTTCTGCAAATCTGAGGCTCTTTTGTTGCAGGCTTCTTCTTTGATCCCATGGCCACATGATGGAGGCCTCAAGGCAGGCACAGAAACTGCTAAGGTCACGAGTAACATTCCCTGTTTATTTCCATCggtaataaaatatacttattatcttgataaatacccaaattaagagaattgtgtatatatgttaattcaaatgaaattttgtcaAGTACATCATATTAAACGCAAGCCAAACCATTAGAATATCTTGTCCTTGTCTTCGGAGATCATTACGAGGTCATATATTCTTCGTAATTAATGAAGCTGGAATATGCCATGGGAGTCAAAATTATGGATGCTTAAGATTATCTATAGAATTACGGATATTCCcaggaaaaataatattaaaagaatgggaaaaacaaATACCCAGTTGTTCCCCACAAGGAAAACCATGTCTCCGCATCATAGAACAGCTGTTCcccacaagaaaaaaaaataccagAAATTCAAGTTGCTTAGACTAAAGGCATAATTATGCATGGGACATGGGCGAGAACGAGTACCAAATATGGAACGTAACATAATGAAGAAAACGAAGAAACGGAAGAAACTGGGCATTTTAAGGAAAGTTACAAAGGTTTAAACTTAAAAGTAAATTACTGTAAGATAAATGGCTGATGCAATAACAAAAGTCCAGTAGCGACCCAGAAAAGCATCTGCAATGTAAGCCCCTACAATCGGGGTCATCCACACTGTTCCAACCCAGATGTTAACGTTGTTTGAAGCCTTTACTGTTCCTTCGTGGAGTTTCCTCGACAAGTACAGTACTAGGTTTGATGCTATCCCGTAGTACGCCATCCTCTCAAACACTTCATATCCTGCAATATTCCcattaaaccataatttcaattTCAGACAGGTTTATTGACAACCAAAActatgaatgtttgaaatgaattGAAATCTTTTGGGTTTTCTCTCAAAGacgatgatatatatatatatacttaccaacAATGAAAGAACAAGCTTTCCATCTCCCAGTGTTTGATCTCAAGACAGGCCTGCCCTTGAGATCCACACTTCCATCTTCAGTGTACTCATCTCTTCCATCTGCTGcccctttttcttcttctacCTTTGTCATTGTGAAAGCAAGAGGAGGGCTTAAAGCCTTGGGATCTAATAAAAGATCATGTGACATCTACATACAACTTTATATAGTAACTCCtctataaaattaatattattgtgctaaacaaattattttaaagaatttatttaatcataaataaattatatttatagaaaaactagcatatttaatttattaaaataatgcaGGTTTGTGTACacgtttatttttcttttttggtataATCAAGATACTTTCGAGGTTCATTTCATGTTCCATAAAAACTAAACCTTTTAAGATTTGTAATtgtatttaaaattcaaatatgagtTAGCTTAACACTACTTTCAACACTCTTTGGCCAATTGAATTTTAGCTCGATTGGCATAGGTATTGTTGTTAATACAAGAGAATGTAGGTTCGAGTGCGTTGAAACACATTATCatgggttggggaggggctatggatagttctaggcattgtgtcaaaaagagtaGATATAATGAGAACATATAATACAATTATTCAGGTGAGGAAAATCTCAAACACATGAACAGAACTCAAACAGAAaatgaagaaataggacaaggcgtgtatcaagccactatctttaaggttctattcaACCCCATCTATATTTGGTGTGCAAAAGAGTTTCAAGCAAATGAACCTCGATGATGCAATGAAGTtgatgactatttgcgttttgtattgacgagaatagtccactcaGTATTGAGCAATGTATAACGAGAAAACCAACTTTTATAAAGAATTTCTGCGGTAactctttatagaacaatctaataaaattagaagatgaaggaaaaatagaaagaatttttagaacttgttggtatgatttccaaatgaaatctcattcatatttatagaaatttccatgtctcttcatagagacatctttcaacaGGTGTCTTTTATGAATAACAACATTTTTAAAAAGACAGATAGTTATTCAGCTAATATTACAACTATTGAagtaatattgtttgaatagttataattttttttcaaaaatcaagtgatataactCTTGACCAATAACCAAAAgatttaacttttgattaattacaccctttcatttatagttattggaacactataaatatttgaaaatgttccaacaatctccccccattttcaaaatattttaggtTTTGCTATtattggaaatcaatttgcataaatgaaggtgTCTTACAATTGAATTTTCACTtaatgaaaacatgttaaagttaattgaaattgcatggtagactaagctttgaatcAGCTATCCCATTTGATTAACCGAATACATCTCACATAATGATTTCAACATTGGTCAATCCTCTTTTCATAAGTGTTGTCAAAGTCAAGCCTTTGAGCTCTTAGAAGCgaccacacttccactcacataggtagatctcATCAAGAGTATTCTCGTAACTATAACACTCTAACGTATTTATGTTATGGATCCATTAAGAGTATATTACTCATCATTCTCTTATCATTCCaagtacctagcactttaatcttagaataaatttatttatagtgctagtagtcacatactaatgatgtactttgtctcattgaactcaagacttgacgttataccaagcgttgagtcgagtttccatcatgtgtgactctaattaataggcttgagtcTCATCCCTTTTAAGGTCTTGTTGACTACATCTCTAGccagactttttgtcaaaggatccgtcaaattttcacttgacctcacataattaatagtgatcactccatcaaaGATTAATTGTCAGACAtagctatgtcttaatccaatatGTTtggactttccattatatacttagctatatgcctttgctagagtagtcTCATTATCACAACGAATAGAAATAAGTGAAATTGGTTTAGGCCATAGAGGTACATCATAAAGAAAATTTCTCAATCATTCTACTTCTTTAGATGCAggggctaatgcaataaattcgaCTGTCATgatggaatcagtaatacatgtttgtttcttggaaccccaagaaatggctcctccaccaagaataaagatccatccactagtagaAGCATGATCTTCTAAACTCGTAATCCAACTAGCATTCAAATACCTTTCTAAAACtgaaggatatccattataacacaactCATAGTTAACAGTTTtcttaagtacctaagtactctagtCAAAGCTTGTCAATttaaactacttggattacttatGTACCTACTCAATTTCCCAACAGCATATGTAA containing:
- the LOC107954631 gene encoding protein NRT1/ PTR FAMILY 5.2 translates to MSHDLLLDPKALSPPLAFTMTKVEEEKGAADGRDEYTEDGSVDLKGRPVLRSNTGRWKACSFIVGYEVFERMAYYGIASNLVLYLSRKLHEGTVKASNNVNIWVGTVWMTPIVGAYIADAFLGRYWTFVIASAIYLTGMLLVTLAVSVPALRPPSCGHGIKEEACNKRASDLQKGVFYCALYIIAIGTGGTKPNISTMGADQFDDFEPKERVQKLSFFNWWMFSIFFGTLFSNTFLIYIQDTVGWSLGYGLPTAGLLVSVLVFLVGTPHYRHKLALGSPLTTIFQVLVAAVRKWNVPVPSDPKELHELSLEEYTKSKKFRIEYTPSLRFLDKAAVKSGSNSPWMLCPVTQVEETKQMVKMIPVLSATFIPSTLLAQVGTLFIKQGTTLDRGMGPHFEIPAACLTAFVTIFMLISIPVYDRIFVPTVRRYTKNPRGITLLQRMGIGLVLQIIIMVVACFAERKRLSVAREHQIVGKDDTVPLTIFILLPQFALMGVADSLVEVAKLEFFYDQAPDGMKSLGTSYFTSSLGIGHFLGSSILTTVSDITMTNGHTGWILDNLNISHLDYYYAFLAAMGSLNLIYFLIVAKYFVYNVDVTERDLKEAIGASLDKASLKGEALTTGPI